A portion of the Pseudoxanthomonas sp. JBR18 genome contains these proteins:
- a CDS encoding SDR family oxidoreductase: MSLTPPITPWNPAPLAGRVVMITGGAQGIGRGIAQAVLGAGGRVAIGDLDAEAGQACLDEWGRGGDAFFRRLDAASERSVAAFVAAALKHFGQLHGLVNNAGPPDPHVPPLDTMDAGEWNQRLASLHGAFLCSKHALPALRQDQGAIVNIASTRATQSEPHSEAYAAAKGGLVAFTHALAVSEGPQVRVNCISPGWIATDAWRAPQRRRQPKLSKADHAQHPVGRVGTPEDIATLAVQLLAPTLSGFVTGQEFLVDGGMTRKMQYA, encoded by the coding sequence ATGTCGCTGACACCGCCGATCACGCCCTGGAACCCTGCCCCGCTGGCCGGACGCGTGGTGATGATCACCGGCGGCGCGCAGGGCATCGGCCGTGGCATCGCCCAGGCGGTGCTGGGCGCCGGCGGTCGGGTCGCCATCGGCGATCTGGACGCCGAGGCCGGCCAGGCCTGCCTGGACGAATGGGGGCGCGGTGGGGACGCGTTCTTCCGCCGCCTGGACGCGGCCAGCGAGCGCAGCGTGGCCGCCTTCGTCGCCGCAGCGCTCAAGCACTTCGGCCAGCTGCATGGGCTGGTCAACAACGCCGGCCCGCCGGACCCGCACGTGCCGCCGCTGGACACAATGGATGCGGGCGAATGGAACCAGCGCCTGGCCAGCCTGCATGGCGCCTTCCTGTGCAGCAAGCACGCGCTGCCGGCGTTGCGCCAGGACCAGGGCGCCATCGTCAACATCGCTTCCACCCGCGCAACGCAGTCCGAGCCGCACAGCGAGGCCTACGCCGCCGCCAAAGGCGGACTGGTCGCCTTCACCCACGCGCTGGCAGTGAGCGAGGGCCCGCAGGTGCGGGTCAACTGCATCAGTCCAGGCTGGATCGCCACCGACGCCTGGCGCGCGCCGCAGCGTCGGCGTCAGCCCAAACTGTCCAAGGCCGACCACGCCCAGCACCCGGTCGGGCGCGTCGGGACCCCGGAGGACATCGCCACGCTGGCCGTCCAGCTGTTGGCGCCGACGCTGTCCGGCTTCGTCACTGGACAGGAGTTCCTGGTCGATGGCGGCATGACGCGCAAGATGCAGTACGCCTGA
- a CDS encoding DUF1415 domain-containing protein: MQPLDVDNTPLHDPIADTRHWLEKAVIGLNLCPFAKAVYVKQQVRMVLSDATTPEALLEQLMEELVLLRDTPAEVLDTTLIVHPQVLEDFLDYNDFLDNADMAVEQLDLHGILQVASFHPGYQFAGAAPDDVSNYTNRSPWPTLHLLREDSVERAVAAYPDPDVIVDRNIATLDALGVEGWRRLLES; encoded by the coding sequence ATGCAGCCCCTCGACGTCGACAACACCCCCCTGCACGACCCCATCGCCGATACCCGCCACTGGCTGGAGAAAGCGGTGATCGGCCTGAACCTGTGCCCCTTCGCCAAGGCGGTCTACGTCAAGCAGCAGGTGCGAATGGTGCTCAGCGACGCGACCACGCCCGAGGCACTGCTGGAGCAGTTGATGGAAGAGCTGGTGCTGCTGCGCGATACGCCGGCCGAGGTCCTCGACACCACCCTGATCGTGCATCCGCAGGTGTTGGAAGACTTCCTGGACTACAACGACTTCCTGGACAACGCCGACATGGCGGTCGAGCAGCTGGACCTGCACGGCATCCTGCAGGTGGCCAGTTTCCACCCCGGCTATCAGTTCGCCGGGGCCGCGCCCGACGATGTGTCCAACTACACCAATCGTTCGCCCTGGCCCACGCTGCATCTGTTACGCGAGGACAGTGTGGAGCGCGCGGTGGCGGCCTATCCCGATCCGGACGTCATCGTGGACCGCAATATCGCCACGCTCGACGCATTGGGCGTGGAGGGCTGGCGGCGCCTGCTGGAGTCCTGA
- a CDS encoding LysR family transcriptional regulator — MDLRQLKYFVTVARERNFTRAAEHLHIAQPPLSRQIQQMEEELGVQLLVRSSRPIRLTDAGRLFYEEAQQILGRVEQMKDAARRVGHGERRVLNIGFVASTWYGGLPTVIRRLRQALPDTEIRMVEMMSLQQAEGLKSGRIDIGFGRIRTADTSVERLVLREERLVVAIPPAFALAAEDTPLAPAALKGQTLIVYPSAPRPSFADQVLSLLRDHGVRPAEVQEVRELQTAMGLVAAETGVCMIPAAARFLRADLHYRLVDDEHATSPIIMSYRHNEDEALINLLKQLVREMYAEKPAWLDTSYNRLHVP; from the coding sequence ATGGATCTCCGGCAGCTCAAGTACTTCGTCACCGTCGCCCGCGAGCGCAATTTCACGCGCGCGGCCGAGCACCTGCATATCGCCCAACCGCCGCTCAGCCGGCAGATCCAGCAAATGGAGGAAGAGCTTGGCGTGCAGCTGCTGGTGCGGAGCAGCCGGCCCATCCGCCTGACCGACGCCGGGCGCCTGTTCTACGAGGAAGCCCAGCAGATCCTGGGCCGCGTGGAGCAGATGAAGGACGCCGCACGCCGCGTGGGTCATGGCGAGCGGCGGGTGCTCAACATCGGCTTCGTGGCGTCCACCTGGTACGGCGGATTGCCCACGGTGATCCGACGCCTGCGCCAGGCCCTGCCGGACACCGAGATCCGCATGGTCGAGATGATGTCCCTGCAGCAGGCCGAGGGCCTCAAGAGCGGACGCATCGACATCGGCTTTGGCCGCATCCGCACCGCCGACACCAGCGTCGAGCGCTTGGTCCTGCGCGAGGAGCGCCTGGTGGTCGCCATCCCGCCCGCGTTCGCATTGGCGGCCGAGGACACACCGCTGGCACCGGCCGCGCTGAAAGGCCAGACCCTGATCGTCTATCCCAGCGCGCCCAGGCCGAGCTTTGCCGACCAGGTGCTGTCCTTGCTGCGCGATCACGGGGTGCGGCCGGCCGAGGTCCAGGAAGTCCGCGAACTGCAGACCGCGATGGGCCTGGTCGCCGCCGAGACAGGGGTCTGCATGATCCCGGCGGCCGCCCGCTTCCTGCGCGCCGACCTGCACTACCGCCTGGTCGATGACGAGCACGCCACCTCGCCGATCATCATGAGCTACCGTCACAACGAGGACGAGGCGCTGATCAATCTGCTCAAACAACTGGTTCGCGAGATGTACGCGGAAAAGCCGGCGTGGCTGGACACCTCCTACAATCGGCTGCACGTGCCCTAG
- a CDS encoding muconate/chloromuconate family cycloisomerase, whose amino-acid sequence MERALTPVPPAAPIIERVETFLLDLPTIRPHKLSMATMQGQTLMIVRLHCSDGMVGIGEGTTIAGLAYGPESPEGMKLAIDTYLAPVLVGSDATRAQALMARLGKLVKGNHFAKCAVETALLDAQGKRCGLPVSELLGGRVRDRLGVAWTLASGETAKDIAEAEQMLDARRHNVFKLKIGRKSVAEDVAHVAAIKRALGDRAAVRVDINMAWSEPDAVRGLPALADAGCELAEQPVASAASLTRLMRRFPIALMADEVLTGPDSAFALAQMAGADVFAVKIEQSGGLIAGQKVAAIADAAGIGLYGGTMLEGAVGTIASAHVFATFPNLQWGTELFGPLLITEEILATPLAYRDFHLEVPTGPGLGIALDEDRVAAFRRDGARVQVAVSSASHSGV is encoded by the coding sequence ATGGAACGTGCCCTCACCCCCGTGCCCCCCGCCGCGCCCATCATCGAGCGCGTCGAGACCTTCCTGTTGGACCTGCCGACGATCCGGCCGCACAAGCTGTCGATGGCCACCATGCAGGGCCAGACCCTGATGATCGTGCGCCTGCACTGCTCGGACGGGATGGTCGGTATCGGCGAGGGCACCACCATCGCCGGCCTGGCCTACGGCCCGGAAAGCCCGGAAGGCATGAAGCTGGCCATCGACACCTACTTGGCGCCGGTGCTGGTCGGCAGCGATGCCACTCGCGCCCAGGCGCTCATGGCGCGGCTGGGCAAGCTGGTCAAGGGCAACCACTTCGCCAAGTGCGCGGTGGAGACCGCCTTGCTGGACGCGCAGGGCAAGCGCTGCGGCCTGCCGGTGTCCGAACTGCTCGGCGGCCGCGTGCGTGATCGCCTGGGCGTGGCCTGGACCCTGGCTTCGGGCGAGACGGCCAAGGACATCGCCGAGGCCGAGCAGATGCTCGATGCCCGCCGACACAACGTGTTCAAGCTCAAGATCGGGCGCAAGTCGGTGGCCGAAGACGTGGCGCATGTCGCCGCGATCAAGCGCGCCCTCGGCGACCGCGCCGCGGTGCGCGTGGACATCAACATGGCCTGGAGCGAGCCCGATGCGGTGCGCGGCCTGCCGGCGCTGGCCGATGCCGGCTGCGAACTGGCCGAACAGCCGGTGGCCTCGGCCGCGTCGCTGACCCGGTTGATGCGGCGCTTTCCGATCGCGCTGATGGCCGACGAGGTGCTGACCGGTCCGGACAGCGCCTTCGCCCTGGCCCAGATGGCCGGCGCGGACGTGTTCGCGGTCAAGATCGAGCAGTCCGGCGGTCTGATCGCCGGGCAGAAGGTCGCCGCCATCGCCGATGCCGCGGGCATTGGCCTGTATGGCGGGACCATGCTCGAAGGCGCGGTCGGCACGATCGCCTCGGCGCACGTGTTCGCCACCTTCCCCAACCTGCAGTGGGGCACCGAGCTGTTCGGCCCGCTGCTGATCACCGAAGAGATCCTCGCCACCCCACTGGCCTACCGCGACTTCCATCTGGAAGTGCCGACCGGGCCCGGGCTGGGTATCGCGTTGGACGAGGACCGCGTGGCCGCGTTTCGTCGCGACGGGGCCCGCGTGCAGGTCGCCGTTTCCTCCGCTTCGCACTCAGGAGTCTGA
- the catC gene encoding muconolactone Delta-isomerase yields MLFHIRMDVRLPQDMPAEQAATLKATEKARFQTLQSSGKWRHIWRIVGQYSNVSVFDVDSPTELHDLLLSLPLFPYMDIEVMPLCRHPSSLHEDDR; encoded by the coding sequence ATGCTGTTCCACATCCGCATGGATGTCCGCTTGCCGCAGGACATGCCGGCCGAGCAGGCCGCCACCCTCAAGGCCACCGAGAAGGCGCGCTTCCAGACGCTGCAGTCCAGCGGCAAGTGGCGACACATCTGGCGCATCGTCGGCCAGTACTCGAACGTGTCGGTCTTCGACGTGGACAGCCCGACCGAACTGCACGACCTGCTGCTGTCGCTGCCCCTGTTTCCGTACATGGACATCGAAGTGATGCCCCTGTGCCGGCACCCGTCCTCGCTGCACGAGGACGACCGCTAA
- the catA gene encoding catechol 1,2-dioxygenase, with protein sequence MSVTIFAKPDTQAFLRTISNLDASEGDARTKQVVHRLMSDLFKAIEDLDLTPDEIWTGINYLNKLGQDSEAALLAAGLGLEHYIDMRLDEEDRIAGITGGTPRTIEGPLYVAGAPVSERRARIDQDADPDAGPLRIHGTVTGPDGKPAAGALVECWHANSKGFYSHFDPTGSQSEFNLRGAVRTGDDGTYEFLTKMPVGYGCPPQGATQQLLDKMGRHGNRPAHVHFFVTTDRYRKLTTQFNIEGDPLLWDDFAFATRDGLVPPVVDATGGQALGFAEDAYKDITFDFELTLKVQGEDNQLVERLRAAA encoded by the coding sequence ATGAGCGTCACCATCTTCGCCAAACCCGATACGCAGGCTTTCCTGCGCACCATCAGCAACCTGGACGCGAGCGAGGGCGACGCGCGCACCAAGCAGGTCGTGCACCGCCTGATGTCCGACCTGTTCAAGGCCATCGAAGACCTGGATCTGACTCCCGACGAGATCTGGACCGGCATCAACTACCTCAACAAGCTCGGCCAGGACAGCGAGGCCGCGCTGCTGGCCGCCGGCCTGGGCCTGGAGCACTACATCGACATGCGCCTGGACGAGGAAGACCGCATCGCCGGCATCACCGGCGGCACCCCGCGCACGATCGAAGGCCCGCTGTACGTGGCCGGCGCGCCGGTAAGCGAGCGCCGCGCGCGCATCGACCAGGATGCCGATCCTGACGCCGGACCGCTGCGCATCCACGGCACCGTGACCGGCCCGGACGGCAAGCCTGCTGCCGGTGCGCTGGTGGAGTGCTGGCATGCCAACTCCAAGGGGTTCTATTCCCACTTCGATCCCACCGGCTCGCAGAGCGAATTCAACCTGCGTGGGGCGGTGCGCACAGGTGACGATGGCACCTACGAGTTCCTGACCAAGATGCCGGTCGGTTATGGCTGTCCGCCGCAGGGCGCCACCCAGCAGCTGCTGGACAAGATGGGGCGTCACGGCAACCGCCCGGCGCACGTGCACTTCTTCGTGACCACCGACCGCTATCGCAAGCTCACCACCCAGTTCAACATCGAGGGCGACCCGCTGCTGTGGGACGACTTCGCCTTCGCTACCCGCGATGGCCTGGTGCCGCCAGTGGTCGATGCGACCGGTGGGCAGGCGCTGGGCTTTGCCGAAGACGCCTACAAGGACATCACCTTCGACTTTGAGCTGACCTTGAAGGTGCAGGGGGAAGACAACCAGCTGGTCGAGCGTCTGCGCGCGGCCGCCTGA
- a CDS encoding Rieske 2Fe-2S domain-containing protein, with protein MSAILENTPTDLEHLLANALQDDPQAGVYRCRREIFTDAELFELEMKHLFESNWVYLAHESQIPENNDYFTTYIGRQPVVITRDKTGELHAVINACAHRGAMLCRRKHGNKGSFTCPFHGWTFSNSGKLLKVKDAKTTEYPPQFGEGGSHDLKRVARFQSYRGFLFGSLSDAVLPLEEFLGETKVIIDQIVDQAPDGLEVLRGSSSYLYDGNWKLQMENGCDGYHVSSVHWNYSATMGRRKETGTKAVDANGWSKSVGGVYGFEHGHILLWTNSLNPEVRPVWGRREEIAARVGAERADFITRQTRNLCLYPNVYLMDQFSTQIRVTRPISVDKTEVTIYCFGIKGESAADRATRIRQYEDFFNVSGMGTADDLEEFRACQQGYAGSAAEWNDLSRGAPLWVQGADENAQKMGLKPLLSGGRSEDEGLFVRQHEYWARAMRKALAREAGGDAT; from the coding sequence ATGTCCGCGATCCTTGAGAACACCCCCACCGATCTGGAGCACCTGCTGGCCAACGCCCTGCAGGACGACCCGCAGGCCGGCGTCTACCGCTGCCGTCGCGAGATCTTCACCGACGCCGAGCTGTTCGAGCTGGAGATGAAGCACCTGTTCGAATCCAACTGGGTGTACCTGGCCCACGAGAGCCAGATCCCCGAGAACAACGACTACTTCACCACCTACATCGGCCGCCAGCCGGTGGTGATCACCCGCGACAAGACCGGTGAGCTGCATGCGGTGATCAACGCCTGCGCGCACCGCGGCGCGATGCTGTGCCGGCGCAAGCACGGCAACAAGGGCAGCTTCACCTGCCCGTTCCACGGCTGGACCTTCAGCAATAGCGGCAAGCTGCTCAAGGTCAAGGACGCCAAGACCACCGAATATCCGCCGCAGTTCGGCGAAGGTGGCTCGCACGACCTCAAGCGCGTGGCGCGCTTCCAGAGCTATCGCGGCTTCCTGTTCGGCAGCCTGTCCGATGCGGTGTTGCCGCTGGAAGAGTTCCTGGGCGAAACCAAAGTCATCATCGACCAGATCGTCGACCAGGCACCCGATGGCCTGGAGGTGCTGCGCGGCAGCTCGTCCTACCTCTACGACGGCAACTGGAAGCTGCAGATGGAGAACGGCTGCGACGGCTACCACGTCAGCTCCGTGCACTGGAACTACTCGGCCACCATGGGCCGGCGCAAGGAGACCGGCACCAAGGCGGTGGACGCCAACGGCTGGAGCAAGAGCGTGGGCGGGGTGTATGGCTTCGAGCACGGCCACATCCTGCTGTGGACCAACTCGCTCAATCCCGAGGTACGCCCGGTATGGGGTCGCCGCGAGGAGATCGCCGCGCGCGTGGGCGCCGAACGTGCCGACTTCATCACCCGGCAGACGCGCAACCTGTGCCTGTATCCCAATGTCTACCTGATGGACCAGTTCTCCACCCAGATCCGGGTCACTCGTCCGATCAGCGTGGACAAGACCGAGGTGACGATCTACTGCTTCGGCATCAAGGGCGAGAGCGCGGCCGACCGCGCCACCCGCATCCGCCAGTACGAGGATTTCTTCAACGTCTCGGGCATGGGCACGGCCGATGACCTGGAGGAATTCCGCGCCTGCCAGCAGGGCTACGCCGGCAGCGCGGCCGAATGGAACGACCTGAGCCGCGGTGCGCCGCTGTGGGTGCAGGGCGCGGACGAGAACGCGCAGAAGATGGGCCTCAAGCCGCTGCTGAGCGGCGGCCGCAGCGAGGACGAAGGCCTGTTCGTGCGCCAGCACGAGTACTGGGCCAGGGCGATGCGCAAGGCGCTCGCACGCGAAGCTGGCGGGGATGCGACGTGA
- the benB gene encoding benzoate 1,2-dioxygenase small subunit produces MSHDLPSIAAFLYREARLLDDRQWDDWLALYATDVTYWMPAWDDDDSITEDPHSQISLIFYPSRDGLEDRVFRIKTERSGASTPEPRTSHAVNNIEVVEDRGDQIDLRYNFHTLSHRYKTTDQFFGTCFVTLRRDGEGYLISSKKIVLKNDYIRQVIDVYHI; encoded by the coding sequence GTGAGCCACGACCTGCCCTCGATCGCGGCCTTTCTCTACCGCGAAGCCCGCCTGCTCGACGATCGCCAGTGGGACGACTGGCTGGCGCTCTACGCCACGGACGTCACCTACTGGATGCCGGCCTGGGACGACGACGACTCGATCACCGAGGATCCGCATTCGCAGATCTCGCTGATCTTCTATCCCAGCCGCGACGGCCTGGAAGACCGGGTGTTCCGCATCAAGACCGAGCGTTCCGGTGCCTCCACGCCCGAGCCGCGCACCAGCCATGCGGTCAACAACATCGAGGTGGTGGAAGACCGCGGGGACCAGATCGACCTGCGCTACAACTTCCACACCCTGAGCCACCGCTACAAGACCACCGATCAGTTCTTCGGGACCTGCTTTGTGACCCTGCGCCGCGACGGCGAGGGCTACCTGATCAGCAGCAAGAAGATCGTGCTGAAGAACGACTACATCCGCCAGGTCATCGACGTCTACCACATCTGA
- the benC gene encoding benzoate 1,2-dioxygenase electron transfer component BenC, protein MSYRIALNFEDGVTRFIDCHPGEKVLDAAFRAKVNLPMDCSDGVCGTCKCRAEGGAYDLGEDYIDEALTEDEAQAGLVLTCQMVPSSDCTLAVPVTSAACKTGTSSFKAAVVDVVPHQDAALELKLEALGDAPAFLPGQYVNIAVPGSGGQTRSYSFSSPPGSDAPAFLIKRVPGGLMSGYLNSASPGQVLELTGPLGSFYLRPVTRPVLMLAGGTGLAPFLSMLAQLEASGCEQPVYLMYGVTRGADLVLVEQLQGFAQRLDFFSFDTCVVDPASRHPRIGYVTDHLMPEALHDGQVDVYLCGPPPMVDAVRNHFTDLKVEPAGFYYEKFTPNAPANRSQDLAA, encoded by the coding sequence ATGAGCTATCGCATCGCACTGAACTTCGAGGACGGGGTGACCCGCTTCATCGACTGCCATCCCGGCGAGAAGGTGCTGGACGCAGCGTTCCGCGCCAAGGTCAACCTGCCGATGGATTGTTCCGACGGCGTGTGCGGCACGTGCAAGTGCCGCGCCGAGGGCGGCGCCTACGATCTGGGCGAGGATTACATCGACGAAGCGCTGACCGAGGACGAAGCGCAGGCCGGCCTGGTGCTGACTTGCCAGATGGTGCCTTCCAGCGACTGCACGCTGGCCGTGCCGGTGACCTCGGCGGCCTGCAAGACGGGCACGTCCAGCTTCAAGGCCGCGGTGGTGGACGTGGTGCCGCACCAGGACGCCGCACTGGAGCTCAAGCTGGAGGCGCTGGGCGATGCGCCGGCGTTCCTGCCCGGCCAGTACGTCAACATCGCCGTGCCCGGCAGCGGTGGGCAGACGCGCTCGTATTCGTTCAGTTCGCCGCCGGGCTCGGATGCCCCCGCGTTCCTGATCAAGCGCGTGCCGGGTGGGCTGATGAGCGGCTATCTGAACAGCGCCAGTCCGGGACAGGTGCTGGAGCTGACCGGTCCGTTGGGCAGCTTCTACCTGCGCCCGGTCACCCGCCCGGTCTTGATGCTGGCCGGTGGTACCGGCCTGGCGCCGTTCCTGTCCATGCTGGCGCAGCTGGAAGCCAGCGGCTGCGAGCAGCCGGTGTACCTGATGTACGGGGTGACCCGCGGCGCGGACCTGGTCCTGGTCGAGCAGTTGCAGGGGTTCGCGCAACGCCTGGATTTCTTCAGTTTCGACACCTGCGTGGTCGATCCGGCCTCGCGGCACCCGAGGATCGGCTACGTCACCGATCACCTGATGCCCGAAGCACTGCATGACGGGCAAGTCGACGTGTACCTGTGCGGACCGCCGCCGATGGTCGATGCGGTGCGCAACCACTTCACCGATCTCAAGGTCGAGCCGGCCGGCTTCTACTACGAGAAGTTCACCCCCAACGCGCCGGCCAACCGGTCGCAGGACCTGGCCGCGTGA
- the benD gene encoding benzoate diol dehydrogenase BenD: MSQRFANQVMVVTGAAQGIGRAVALRAAAEGARVVLVDRADFVADVAAEAQGPAAAFNADLETYEGARDAMAFAVETFGGIDILVNNVGGAIRMRPYAEFEPAQIEAEIRRSLMPTLYSCHAVLPHLLARDGGTIVNVSSNATRGIYRVPYSAAKGGINAVTQSLAMEYADRNIRVVATAPGGTSAPPRRVPRNAAGDTAQEQAWMAEVVEQVTTSSFLKRYGTLDEQVAPILFLASREASYITGSVLPVAGGDTG; encoded by the coding sequence GTGAGCCAGCGCTTCGCCAACCAGGTGATGGTGGTCACCGGGGCCGCGCAGGGCATCGGGCGCGCGGTCGCGCTGCGCGCGGCGGCCGAGGGCGCCAGGGTCGTTTTGGTGGACCGGGCGGACTTCGTCGCGGACGTGGCGGCCGAAGCCCAAGGCCCGGCGGCGGCCTTCAACGCCGACCTGGAAACCTACGAGGGTGCGCGCGATGCGATGGCCTTCGCGGTCGAGACCTTTGGCGGCATCGACATCCTCGTCAACAACGTCGGCGGCGCGATCCGCATGCGTCCGTATGCCGAGTTCGAGCCGGCCCAGATCGAGGCGGAAATCCGCCGCTCGCTGATGCCCACCCTCTACAGCTGCCACGCAGTGCTGCCACATCTGCTGGCGCGCGACGGCGGCACCATCGTCAACGTGTCCTCCAACGCCACCCGTGGCATCTACCGGGTGCCGTACTCGGCCGCCAAGGGGGGCATCAACGCGGTGACCCAATCGCTGGCGATGGAGTACGCCGACCGCAATATCCGCGTGGTCGCCACCGCGCCCGGGGGGACGTCGGCGCCGCCACGCCGCGTGCCGCGCAACGCCGCCGGCGACACCGCGCAGGAGCAAGCCTGGATGGCCGAGGTGGTCGAGCAGGTCACCACCTCGAGCTTCCTCAAGCGCTACGGAACCCTCGACGAGCAGGTCGCGCCGATCCTCTTCCTGGCCTCGCGCGAGGCGTCCTACATCACCGGCTCGGTGCTGCCCGTTGCCGGAGGCGACACCGGCTGA
- a CDS encoding aromatic acid/H+ symport family MFS transporter → MRSIDVNDFIDKGRFSGFQWSVVVLCALLLIVDGYDVFVAGTVLPTLMREWGLSKPEAGILQAWALFGMMFGALVLGPLADRIGRKRGIAISFLLFTVATLLTGFASNPDQFKALRFVAGLGCGGLMPNAVALMNEYAPKRMRGTMVALMFSGYSVGGMVAAILGIWLIPSMGWQPMFWAAAVPLLALPLILWKLPESLGFLIRQGRQQEARVIFARLDGATALGAQDELVFSESKGPAASVAELFRHERTLRTLMLWLSFFCCLLLVYLLSSWLPKVMQEAGYAQKASLLTLFSLNFGGMAGAIAGGWLGDRFGLPKVVVGFFVAAALSIALIGQVPAVPVLFTLVFVAGATTIGTQILLYASVAQLYTLSVRSTGLGWASGVGRIGAIVGPTLGGVLLARELPLHQSFMIFAIPAAVCALAMLVFAISQQRAAARPIGVVIAPNAP, encoded by the coding sequence ATGCGCAGCATCGATGTCAACGATTTCATCGACAAGGGTCGATTCAGTGGGTTCCAGTGGTCGGTCGTGGTGCTGTGCGCACTGCTGCTGATCGTGGACGGGTATGACGTGTTCGTGGCCGGCACCGTGTTGCCGACCCTGATGCGGGAGTGGGGCCTGAGCAAGCCCGAGGCGGGCATCCTGCAGGCCTGGGCGCTGTTCGGGATGATGTTCGGTGCACTGGTGCTGGGGCCGCTGGCCGACAGGATCGGCCGCAAGCGGGGCATCGCCATCAGCTTCCTGTTGTTCACGGTGGCGACCCTGCTGACCGGCTTCGCCAGCAATCCGGACCAGTTCAAGGCGCTGCGTTTCGTCGCCGGGCTGGGCTGCGGCGGCCTGATGCCCAATGCCGTGGCCCTGATGAACGAGTACGCCCCCAAGCGCATGCGCGGGACCATGGTCGCGCTGATGTTCAGCGGCTACTCGGTGGGCGGCATGGTCGCGGCGATACTCGGGATCTGGCTGATCCCCAGCATGGGTTGGCAGCCCATGTTCTGGGCCGCGGCCGTCCCGCTGCTGGCGCTGCCACTGATCCTGTGGAAGCTGCCCGAGTCGCTGGGCTTCCTCATCCGCCAAGGCCGCCAGCAGGAGGCGCGCGTCATCTTCGCCAGGCTCGACGGCGCCACCGCGCTCGGCGCCCAGGACGAGCTGGTCTTCTCCGAGTCCAAGGGTCCGGCGGCATCGGTGGCCGAGCTGTTCCGCCATGAACGCACCCTGCGCACCCTGATGCTGTGGCTGTCCTTCTTCTGCTGCCTGCTGCTGGTGTACCTGCTGAGCTCCTGGCTGCCCAAGGTCATGCAGGAGGCCGGCTACGCGCAGAAGGCCAGCCTGCTGACGCTGTTCTCGCTGAACTTTGGCGGCATGGCCGGTGCGATCGCGGGCGGCTGGCTGGGGGACCGGTTCGGCCTGCCCAAGGTGGTGGTGGGCTTCTTCGTGGCCGCCGCCCTGTCCATCGCGCTGATCGGCCAGGTGCCGGCGGTGCCGGTGCTGTTCACCCTGGTCTTCGTGGCCGGCGCGACCACGATCGGGACGCAGATCCTGCTGTATGCCAGCGTCGCCCAGCTCTACACGCTCTCGGTGCGTTCCACCGGGCTGGGCTGGGCCTCGGGCGTGGGCCGCATCGGCGCGATCGTGGGACCGACGCTGGGCGGCGTGTTGCTCGCACGCGAGCTGCCGCTGCATCAAAGCTTCATGATCTTCGCCATCCCCGCGGCGGTGTGCGCCCTGGCCATGCTGGTCTTCGCGATCAGCCAGCAACGTGCCGCGGCGCGTCCGATCGGCGTGGTGATCGCGCCGAACGCGCCCTGA